Proteins from one Antennarius striatus isolate MH-2024 chromosome 12, ASM4005453v1, whole genome shotgun sequence genomic window:
- the cfap97d2 gene encoding sperm axonemal maintenance protein CFAP97D1 isoform X1, producing MLQSMNTYRQMKNCDMETCAASHLAYQPLLPTANKYLQQKWDKASYDLHREKVTSTKTTINTKPPKNYVHLSVKLKKLKVTALYLEEERKAKIDRENSMLKEKISSIMRTTGGVNSRKFYDKKSLGKEKRQVELLHITKENQMILCRLSQCKPHYNVRKWHEDWLKTLMVMDSIARYPRGRANQQKRQEQPIKKGGDCDKGQKGTAEETTHSHTSRKPSGNDENEEEGLDPAKADMK from the exons ATGCTTCAGAGCATGAACACCTACAGGCAGATGAAGAACTGTGATATGGAGACCTG CGCTGCATCACACCTGGCATATCAGCCCCTTCTTCCCACTGCAAACAAATACCTGCAACAGAAATGGGACAAAGCTTCATATGACTTACATAGAGAGAAG GTGACATCAACAAAGACAACGATAAACACAAAGCCACCAAAGAACTATGTTCACCTGtctgtcaagctgaagaaacTGAAGGTTACTGCTTTATAT cttgaagaagaaaggaaagcaAAGATTGACAGAGAAAACAGCATGCTTAAGGAGAAGATATCAAGCATCATGAGGACAACTGGAGGAGTCAACAGCAGGAAATTTtatgacaagaaaag CCTTGGCAAAGAGAAGCGACAGGTGGAGTTGCTCCATATCACCAAGGAGAATCAGATGATCCTGTGTCGTCTGAGCCAGTGCAAGCCTCACTATAATGTGAGGAAATGGCATGAGGACTGGCTCAAAACTCTCATGGTGATGGACAGCATTGCACGTTACCCCCGGGGAAGGGCAAATCAGCAAAAg AGGCAGGAACAACCCATCAAAAAAGGTGGTGATTGTGATAAAGGACAAAAAGGTACTGCAGAGGAAaccacacacagccacacaagCAGAAAACCCAGTGGGAACGACgaaaatgaagaggagggaCTGGATCCAGCAAAAGCAGACATGAAATAA
- the cfap97d2 gene encoding sperm axonemal maintenance protein CFAP97D1 isoform X2, whose product MLQSMNTYRQMKNCDMETCAASHLAYQPLLPTANKYLQQKWDKASYDLHREKVTSTKTTINTKPPKNYVHLSVKLKKLKLEEERKAKIDRENSMLKEKISSIMRTTGGVNSRKFYDKKSLGKEKRQVELLHITKENQMILCRLSQCKPHYNVRKWHEDWLKTLMVMDSIARYPRGRANQQKRQEQPIKKGGDCDKGQKGTAEETTHSHTSRKPSGNDENEEEGLDPAKADMK is encoded by the exons ATGCTTCAGAGCATGAACACCTACAGGCAGATGAAGAACTGTGATATGGAGACCTG CGCTGCATCACACCTGGCATATCAGCCCCTTCTTCCCACTGCAAACAAATACCTGCAACAGAAATGGGACAAAGCTTCATATGACTTACATAGAGAGAAG GTGACATCAACAAAGACAACGATAAACACAAAGCCACCAAAGAACTATGTTCACCTGtctgtcaagctgaagaaacTGAAG cttgaagaagaaaggaaagcaAAGATTGACAGAGAAAACAGCATGCTTAAGGAGAAGATATCAAGCATCATGAGGACAACTGGAGGAGTCAACAGCAGGAAATTTtatgacaagaaaag CCTTGGCAAAGAGAAGCGACAGGTGGAGTTGCTCCATATCACCAAGGAGAATCAGATGATCCTGTGTCGTCTGAGCCAGTGCAAGCCTCACTATAATGTGAGGAAATGGCATGAGGACTGGCTCAAAACTCTCATGGTGATGGACAGCATTGCACGTTACCCCCGGGGAAGGGCAAATCAGCAAAAg AGGCAGGAACAACCCATCAAAAAAGGTGGTGATTGTGATAAAGGACAAAAAGGTACTGCAGAGGAAaccacacacagccacacaagCAGAAAACCCAGTGGGAACGACgaaaatgaagaggagggaCTGGATCCAGCAAAAGCAGACATGAAATAA
- the cdc16 gene encoding cell division cycle protein 16 homolog isoform X2 has protein sequence MSPASISSSICLLRGKIYDAMDNRPLATSSYKEALKLDVYCFEAFDLLTSHHMLTAQEEKDFLDSLPLSQQCTEEEEELLHFLFENKLKKYNKPSDLVVPEMVNGLQDNLDVVVSLAERHYYNCDFKMCYKLTSTVMVKDPFHANCLPVHIGTLVELGKANELFYISHKLVDLYPNNPVSWFAVGCYYLMVGHKNEHARRYLSKATTLERTYGPAWIAYGHSFAVESEHDQAMAAYFTAAQLMKGCHLPMLYIGLEYGLTNNSKLAERFFSQALSIAPEDPFVIHEVAVVAFQNGDWKTAEKLFLDAMEKIKAIGNEVTVDKWEPLLNNLGHVCRKLKKYDQALEYHRQALVLIPQHASTYAAIGYVHSLMGDFESAIDYFHTALGLKRDDTFSVTMLGHCIEMYIGDTDAYIGTDISDKVRGSVNTPALMKMLNATETGDLVATPRLEETGITSLETPLPNQDKMMLETPLRLSLTLECDMYESDVMLDTLSDTST, from the exons ATGTCCCCTGCCTCT ATCAGCAGCTCCATATGCCTCCTGCGGGGTAAGATCTACGATGCGATGGACAACAGACCACTGGCCACCTCTAGCTACAAAGAGGCCTTGAAACTTGATGTCTACTGCTTTGAAGCCTTCGATCTGTTAACATCACACCACATGTTGACTGCACAAGAAG AGAAAGATTTCCTTGACTCGCTTCCTCTGAGTCAGCAGTgtacagaagaagaggaggaactgttgcacttcctgtttgaaaatAAGTTAAAGAAG TATAACAAGCCGAGTGATTTGGTGGTACCAGAGATGGTCAATGGTCTTCAGGACAACTTGGATGTAGTGGTGTCTCTGGCTGAAAGACATTATTATAACTGTGATTTCAAGATGTGCTACAAACTCACATCAAC GGTGATGGTTAAGGATCCCTTCCATGCCAACTGCTTACCCGTCCACATAGGAACCCTGGTGGAACTTGGAAAAGCAAATG AATTGTTTTATATCTCACACAAACTTGTAGACTTGTATCCCAACAATCCA GTATCCTGGTTTGCTGTTGGGTGCTACTATCTCATGGTTGGCCATAAGAATGAACATGCTCGGCGTTACCTAAG CAAAGCCACCACACTGGAAAGGACATACGGTCCTGCATGGATCGCTTATGGACATTCATTTGCAGTGGAGAGCGAGCATGACCAAGCTATGGCTGCCTACTTCACTGCTGCCCAGCTGATGAAAGG gtgtcaCTTACCCATGCTCTACATCGGCCTGGAGTACGGTCTGACCAACAACTCCAAGCTGGCTGAACGCTTCTTCAGCCAAGCTCTTAGTATCGCTCCAGAGGATCCGTTCGTCATACATGAGGTGGCAGTGGTCGCCTTTCAGAATGGAGA CTGGAAGACGGCCGAGAAGTTGTTTCTTGATGCAATGGAGAAAATCAAAGCCATAGGGAATGAG GTCACTGTGGACAAATGGGAGCCTTTGTTGAACAACTTAGGACATGTGTGCAGGAAATTAAA AAAGTATGACCAGGCTTTGGAGTACCATCGTCAGGCGTTGGTGTTAATCCCTCAGCATGCCTCCACCTATGCTGCGATAGGATATGTACACAGCCTGATGGGCGACTTTGAGAGTGCCATTGACTACTTTCATACG GCACTTGGGCTGAAAAGAGACGACACTTTTTCTGTGACGATGCTCGGTCACTGTATTGAGATGTACATTGGTGACACGGATGCCTACATAG GCACAGACATCAGTGATAAGGTGCGTGGCAGCGTGAACACTCCCGCgctgatgaagatgctgaatgCGACAGAGACTGGCGACCTTGTGGCCACGCCCAGGCTGGAGGAGACGGGCATCACATCATTGGAAACGCCACTGCCCAATCAGGACAAGATGATGCTGGAGACTCCTCTGCGCCTGTCCCTGACGCTGGAGTGTGACATGTATGAGAGTGATGTGATGTTAGACACCCTGTCAGACACCAGCACGTGA
- the cdc16 gene encoding cell division cycle protein 16 homolog isoform X1, translating to MNLDRLRKRVRQYIDQQQYQSALFWADKIASLSHEDPQDIYWLAQCLYLTSQYHRASHALRSRKLDKLYGACQYLAARCHYAAKEFQQALDILDAEEPASKKLLDRSVKEDIGTPGPAKDWDMSPASISSSICLLRGKIYDAMDNRPLATSSYKEALKLDVYCFEAFDLLTSHHMLTAQEEKDFLDSLPLSQQCTEEEEELLHFLFENKLKKYNKPSDLVVPEMVNGLQDNLDVVVSLAERHYYNCDFKMCYKLTSTVMVKDPFHANCLPVHIGTLVELGKANELFYISHKLVDLYPNNPVSWFAVGCYYLMVGHKNEHARRYLSKATTLERTYGPAWIAYGHSFAVESEHDQAMAAYFTAAQLMKGCHLPMLYIGLEYGLTNNSKLAERFFSQALSIAPEDPFVIHEVAVVAFQNGDWKTAEKLFLDAMEKIKAIGNEVTVDKWEPLLNNLGHVCRKLKKYDQALEYHRQALVLIPQHASTYAAIGYVHSLMGDFESAIDYFHTALGLKRDDTFSVTMLGHCIEMYIGDTDAYIGTDISDKVRGSVNTPALMKMLNATETGDLVATPRLEETGITSLETPLPNQDKMMLETPLRLSLTLECDMYESDVMLDTLSDTST from the exons ATGAATCTCGACAGACTACGGAAGCGGGTCCGACAGTACATCGACCAG CAACAGTATCAAAGTGCTCTGTTTTGGGCCGACAAGATAGCGTCGCTTTCTCACG AGGATCCCCAGGACATCTACTGGCTGGCTCAGTGCCTTTACCTGACCTCTCAGTACCACAGAGCCTCCCACGCCCTCCGCTCACGAAAACTGGACAAG CTGTATGGTGCTTGTCAGTACCTTGCTGCTAGGTGTCAT TATGCTGCCAAAGAGTTCCAGCAGGCCTTGGATATCCTGGATGCAGAGGAGCCAGCCAGTAAGAAGCTGCTAGACAGGAGTGTGAAAGAGGACATTGGGACGCCTGGGCCAGCTAAGGACTGGGACATGTCCCCTGCCTCT ATCAGCAGCTCCATATGCCTCCTGCGGGGTAAGATCTACGATGCGATGGACAACAGACCACTGGCCACCTCTAGCTACAAAGAGGCCTTGAAACTTGATGTCTACTGCTTTGAAGCCTTCGATCTGTTAACATCACACCACATGTTGACTGCACAAGAAG AGAAAGATTTCCTTGACTCGCTTCCTCTGAGTCAGCAGTgtacagaagaagaggaggaactgttgcacttcctgtttgaaaatAAGTTAAAGAAG TATAACAAGCCGAGTGATTTGGTGGTACCAGAGATGGTCAATGGTCTTCAGGACAACTTGGATGTAGTGGTGTCTCTGGCTGAAAGACATTATTATAACTGTGATTTCAAGATGTGCTACAAACTCACATCAAC GGTGATGGTTAAGGATCCCTTCCATGCCAACTGCTTACCCGTCCACATAGGAACCCTGGTGGAACTTGGAAAAGCAAATG AATTGTTTTATATCTCACACAAACTTGTAGACTTGTATCCCAACAATCCA GTATCCTGGTTTGCTGTTGGGTGCTACTATCTCATGGTTGGCCATAAGAATGAACATGCTCGGCGTTACCTAAG CAAAGCCACCACACTGGAAAGGACATACGGTCCTGCATGGATCGCTTATGGACATTCATTTGCAGTGGAGAGCGAGCATGACCAAGCTATGGCTGCCTACTTCACTGCTGCCCAGCTGATGAAAGG gtgtcaCTTACCCATGCTCTACATCGGCCTGGAGTACGGTCTGACCAACAACTCCAAGCTGGCTGAACGCTTCTTCAGCCAAGCTCTTAGTATCGCTCCAGAGGATCCGTTCGTCATACATGAGGTGGCAGTGGTCGCCTTTCAGAATGGAGA CTGGAAGACGGCCGAGAAGTTGTTTCTTGATGCAATGGAGAAAATCAAAGCCATAGGGAATGAG GTCACTGTGGACAAATGGGAGCCTTTGTTGAACAACTTAGGACATGTGTGCAGGAAATTAAA AAAGTATGACCAGGCTTTGGAGTACCATCGTCAGGCGTTGGTGTTAATCCCTCAGCATGCCTCCACCTATGCTGCGATAGGATATGTACACAGCCTGATGGGCGACTTTGAGAGTGCCATTGACTACTTTCATACG GCACTTGGGCTGAAAAGAGACGACACTTTTTCTGTGACGATGCTCGGTCACTGTATTGAGATGTACATTGGTGACACGGATGCCTACATAG GCACAGACATCAGTGATAAGGTGCGTGGCAGCGTGAACACTCCCGCgctgatgaagatgctgaatgCGACAGAGACTGGCGACCTTGTGGCCACGCCCAGGCTGGAGGAGACGGGCATCACATCATTGGAAACGCCACTGCCCAATCAGGACAAGATGATGCTGGAGACTCCTCTGCGCCTGTCCCTGACGCTGGAGTGTGACATGTATGAGAGTGATGTGATGTTAGACACCCTGTCAGACACCAGCACGTGA